Genomic DNA from Brenneria izadpanahii:
AAATCTTATGATTGATGAAAAATCACCTGATAACGCCTTGATTTGGGAAGAGTTTCCCATCCCAGATTAATACTAATTGCTGCCACCTATGACAGCCTTCAATCAACACGCATGCTATTAGATGCTCTTTGATATTAACATTTCTGAATTATTACGATCGATTATAACTTAATGCTCAACGCCAATTGACACTCACGAATTCATGAAAGACGATAAAAAACATAGCCAACAATCAAGATCGTCCGGCTGGGGCGGGAAACGTGTCGGTGCTGGCGCGCCAGTCGGTAACACCAATGCGGTGAAACATGGAGAACACAGCCGAAGGGCATTCTTTCCTTTGGTGGGTGAATAATGGGCGATTCTCGCCACTGCAATTGCTACGAGTAAGAAATCTGCTCCCGGCTGAACGTGTCGGCGAGTTGATGCACAGATCTCTTTCTTTGGGTACAGACGAGTGGCGCAAGTTTATGTTGCTAGATGGGATTCTATGGCAACACACCCGAAAAATGATGGTGTTGGAGCGTCGTAAAGCAAAGTTAAATTCAGAGCACAGCCATCGCTAAAAATCAGCACATCAAACGATACTCGACTAATACGCACAGACTATGTTCGCTTTAGTTATATGAACAAAAATAAATTCATAACGAAAACAGCAAAAACATCAAGTTACGATATAAATTCAACTTCTCTCGTGCGTTAGTACCGGTTATTAACAGCCCCCACAGAAAACCGCATTCTCTCTGAGTTTGCGGTTTTTTTGTTGCTACTTGCCTGTTGGTATGAAATTTAGTCGACGACAAAAAGCCGGGCACCGATTTCGGTGTGGGAACGGTGCGCCTCTGCATTGTCCGCGACCTGATAACTCATACCCGGCGTAAGCGTGAACGTGCGGCCATCATCCAGTTCAGTATGCAACTCCCCCTCCAGGCAAAAGAGAATATGACCTTTAGAGCACCAATGATCCGCCATATACCCGGGAGTGTACTCAACAATTCTGGCCCGAATGTTATCGAAGTTCTGAGTGCGCCAATAAGCGACTCCCGTATCACCTTTATGTTCCTCGGGTGGAATTTTAGACCAGTCTGTCGTACCAAAAGGAATGTTTGCAATATTCATACGCTACTCTCCGCTTTTTTCAATATTAACAACCGTAACATACTGTTGTATCTATGAATACTTTATCGTACGAACACCGTTGGTTTGCCTAATGCTTCGCAGGATGCAATGAGAAAAACATGCGTGCGACCCGCGTTGACACAATTTTCATAAGGATAAAATAGCTCTATCGTCAGGATGAATATTTTCATCACTGGCGGTTAAATCTATGCTGGAGCATCAATCCGGCTGCTGCTACTCTGTTGAGCAAATCTTGAATTTTTCGAAAAATTAATGGCGTGCGCCCGGCAAAATCATCCGTATTGGGGCAGAAACGGATGGCAATGCAAATCATGGTTCGATCATCAGGTCATCGCACGCCGTACTGCGCTAAATTTAGGTCGCCCATTGGCAACCTGCTTTCTATATAGATTACCCATTGCATCAATGACGCCATTTTCCGGATGGCCGAGTCGTTACGTTGCCATTATGAAATATCAGCGGGGAAACTTTGGGATATAACCACGACCGTTTCATTAAAAAGTTAAAAGACACAGACTGGTATAAGAAACGATATTCAAACCGTGTTCTATTTTGGCGAGAGATTTCACCGCTTGCTTTTCCCATCTTTATTGAGGGTCTGTGCGTCGTCCTGATGGGGGTCTTCAGTACCTTTCTGGTGAGTTGGCTGGGCAAAGAAGCGATGGCGGCGGTTGGTCTGGCCGATAGTTTTAACATGCTGATTATCGCGTTTTTTACCGCCGTTGCGCTGGGTACCGCCGTCGTCGTGGCATTCAGCCTGGGCCAGCGCAATAGAAAACAGGCCAGGGCCGCTTCCCGCCAGTCGATATCCCTGCTGGTTTTGGTTTCGTTTCTGCTGGTGATATTGGTCGAATTCGCCGGTTCCGAAATTATTGATCTGATTGCCGGTCAGGCGGACGACAACGTCAAAAGCCTGGCGTTGACCTTCCTGAAGTGGACGGTATGGGGATATCCCGCGCTGGCGGTCGCCCTGGTCGGATGCGGCGCGCTACGCGGCGCCGGGAATAGCAGACTGCCGATGGTCATTAATATCGGGATGAATATTCTCAATATTGTCATCAGCAGCCTATTGATTTACGGATTTTCTTCTTGGGATGGCTTCGGCTTTATCGGCGCAGGCATCGGGATCACCGTTTCCCGCTATATCGGCGCGCTATTCGTGGTTCTGACGCTGATGCACGGCTTTAAGGGCGCGCTGCGAATCCCCTTTAAATCCTACTTCGCCCCATTCACCTCCGCTATTTTGTATGAGGTTCTCAGCATCGGTATTCCCGCCAGCGTTGAATCGGTCATGTTTAACGTCGGCAAGCTGATCACGCAACGTTTTGTCGCCGGGATGGGAACCGAAGTCATAGCCGGGAACTTCATCGCCTTTTCCATTGTGGCCTTGATTAACCTGCCCGGTAACTCTCTGGCCTCGGCCTCCACCATCATTGTCGGTACGCGGTTAGGCAAAGGGCAAATTATGCAGTCTATCCGGCAACTGAATTATATTTTCTGGCTGTCAAATATCGGCCTGTGCCTGCTGGCTATTCTTTCCATCCCAAGCGCAAAATTTATGGCGTCGTTTTATACCGATGAACCGGAAGTGATAGAGGTGGCTAAACACCTTATTTGGCTCAACGCCCTGTTTACCCCCTTCTGGGCCGCCTCATGGGTCTTGCCCGCCGGGTTAAAAGGAGCGAAAGACGCCAGCTATACGATGTGGATTGCGGTGGCCGGCATGTGGGGATGCCGGATTATCGCCGGGTATATTCTGGGCGTTATGCTCGGATTCGGCGTTATCGGCGTATGGATGGGGATGTTTCTGGACTGGATCGTCCGCGGTTTCTTTTACTATCGCCGCATGACGAGCGGGCGCTGGCTGTGGCGCTATGCCCCGCAGGAAACGCTGGTTAAATAAGCGGGATTCCGCGTCCTTGTTTGTCAGCTTTTATCACCGTTTTCGGTGGGCCGGATTCCAACCGTTGGACGCGCTACAGGTAAAGTTTGCGGACGGTTTGAGAGCAACGGCGCTAACCATCGCCGAAAACACGCGCCGGTTAAGGAATGAGAACAGGAACGGCGATACGGACGTTAATCCCCATCGCCGTCGCCGCATTTCCGGCGATAATTAATGTTGGCGCAGATCGCGGAGAAAGCGCCGCACCCTGGGATGCTCAGGCGCGGTGAAAAATTTCTCCGGCGGGGATTTTTCAAGAATAACGCCCTGATCCATAAACCAGATGGTATCCGCCACCTCTCGGGCGAAATTCATTTCATGGGTCACGCACATCATGGTCATCCCCTCCTGCGCCAGATTACGCATCACGCTGAGCACTTCGCCCACCATTTCCGGATCCAGCGCGCTGGTCGGTTCATCAAACAACATCACCGGCGGCTTCATGGCCAGCGCCCGGGCAATCGCCACCCTCTGCTGCTGCCCGCCGGATAGCTGCGCCGGATAAGCATTAGCCTTATGCGACAGGCCGACGCGCTCAAGCAATTCTCCCGCGTATTGTTTCGCTTCCGAGCGCTTGATGCCCAGCACTTTGATCGGCGATAACATGATGTTATCCAACACCGAAATATGCGGGAACAGATTGAAATTCTGAAACACGAAACCGATACGCGTGCGCAACTGGTTCAAGCGGGCGCTGCTGCCGTGGATATCCATGCCGTCAAACAGAATCTGTCCGTCATTGATGGGCTCCAGGCGGTTAACGGTACGGATCAGCGTCGATTTTCCCGAACCGGACGGGCCGCAGACCACCACCACCTCGCCGCTTTTGATCTCGGCATTCAGATCGGTCAGAGCCTGATAATCGCCATACCATTTGTTGACTTTGTTGAACAAAATTATCGGTCTCATCCTCGCACTCCTTCTTGTGACTGTGCTTCGGTTAACAGCACGGCGTTTTCTCTTTCCGGATCTACGCGTCCTTCATTGCGGCGTTTGCGCGCAATGCGTTCCTCCAGATAGTTCGCCAGCTTCGTCAAACTGAAACAGATGACGTAGTAACCCAATGCAACGATGGCAAACACTTCAAACGGTTTTGTCAGCAGTTGGTTATTGACCTGATTCGCCGCGAAAGTCAGTTCCGGCACGTTAATCACATAGCCAAGCGTACTATCCTTGATGATCGATACCAGTTGGCTAACCAGACTTGGCAGCGTGTTATACAGCGCCTGCGGTAAAATCACCGTGCAATAGGCCCGGATGTAGCCCATTCCCAACGCACGGGCGGCTTCATATTGCCCGCCGGGCAGCGCCTGAATACCGCCGCGCACGATCTCCGCGATGTAGGCGCTTTCGTAAATCACCAACGTGCACAACATGGTCGTGAAGCCGTTGATGTTATGGCCGATTAGCAACGGTACGCAGAAATAGGTCCAGAACACCACCATCAGTAAAGGAATGCCGCGCAGCAGGTAAACCCAGCAGGCCGCGGGCCAACTCAGCCAGCGAAATGGCGAAATCCTCGCCATCCCCAGCAATACGCCGACCGGGAATGCCAGCGCCACCGCCAACAGCGACAAGACCAGGGTGCAGATCACCCCGCCCAGCGGGCCGTTGGGAAACTGTCCGACCAGAAACAGCATCCAGTTATCATGCAAGATAGTCATGACATCAAACATAGGATTACCTCGCATACACCCGTTGGAAACGCTGCGCCAGCAACGCGCCCGCCCCCATCAGCAACAGAGAAAAAAGCAGATAGGCAACCGAAGCGATTAAGTAGGATTCGAAGGTGCGGAAGGTATAGTTTTCAATTTCGCGGGTAACATAGGTCAATTCCGCAACGCCGATCACCATTGCCAGACTGGTGTTTTTAAACAGCAGCACCGTATGGTTGATCAGCGAAGGCAGCGCATTGCGAACGCCCTGCGGCAGAATGACCGAGCGCATGGCGCGGATATAACTCATGCCCAGCGCGCGCGCGGCCTCATTTTGTCCGTCGGGGATCGCCCTCAGGCCGCTGCGGATATCCTCGGAAAAATAGGCGGACTGGCAAAAACCCAGCGCCATCATGGCAAACAGAAACTCGGCGTTATAATCGTTCAACCAGATCTGCAAAGATTCGGGAAGCAGCGTCGGAATAGCGAAATACCAGATCATCAATTGCACCAGCGTCGGCACGTTACGATGATAGGAGACAAACGCCGCCACCAGCAGTACCGCATAACGACGCTGGGTTAGTCGGATGGCGACCAGCGCCAGCGCCAGAATCATTGCCAGCATCCAGGAGCCGACGGCCAGTTTAAGGGTGAGCACCATGCCATCGACAATCATCTGCGCATAGCGTTCGGAAAAAACGGTGCCAAAATCGAGTGTCATCATTAACGTCTCCCCGTATTTCGTCCGGCGTGTTTACTATGCATGCCCGCCCGGCCGCATGGTGGACAGACCGCCCGGCACCTGTAGCGTCGGCGTAATTTCAATATGGCCGAAGTTCACCGCCACCGGCGCCGCCAGCACAAAAGCCACCGTGTCGGCGATATCTTTCGCCTGCGGCAGTTCAAAACCATCGATAAACTGCCGGCGTCCTTCCTCTTTATCCCCCATTACATTGCCGAAAATATCCGTCGCCACCCTGCCGGGGCAGATTTCGGTGATGCGCACCCGCTTGCCGTAACAATCCACCCGCAGTTGACGCGAAAGCGCATGTACGCCGGCTTTGGTGGCGTGGTAGATCGAGTTGCCGCCGAAGTTATAAATCGCCGCGATTGACGTAATGTTGATGACATGGCCGCAGTCACGCGCGACCATGCCGGGCACCAGCAGACGGCACAGGTGCAGCACCGCGCGCAAATTGACATCCACCTGAGTATCGATGGCTTCCTCATCGGCGTTAAGGATCGAGCCGGGGCGGGAAACGCCGGCGTTGTTCACCAGAATATCCACCTCGATTTCGGCGCACAGGCGGGTCAAGGCTTCCAGATCGCTGACGTCGATCGCATGCGGAATACACCCCGTGCGGGCGGCCAGTTCTGCCAATTGCTCTTGACGGCGCGCCACGGCATGAACGGTGATGCCTTCCTGACAAAGACGCTCGACGATCGCCTCCCCCATTCCGGCGGAAGCCCCGGTGACCAGTGCGGTTTTATAATCTGAAAATGGCATCTTGCCTCTCCTGTAACGGTTCCGGCGGTGATGATTCGCGCCGGAAATCATGTGTAATGTGACTGTATCCACTAAATCCCGGCAGGCATAAGACATAAACCATGTGAGGTGATAAGGGGGTCTTATAACGCTGGCCGGATGGCCATAATTTCGCTGTCGTATTCAACGCTATCGCCGTGTTCCACCGCCAAAGACGCCACCACGCCCGACGCCGGGCTGAGCAGCGGCAAATAAACCAGCCCCACTTTAATCAGCGCCAGCAGCGCGTCTTTCGCCACCGTTTCACCCACCGCGGTAAAGGGTTTTCCATTCGAGGGATGGTGCAGCAGCACATGCCCCGGCATCATCGAGCAGGCGCGCCGCAGGGCCGTCTCCGGTACGGCGCAGTCAGCAGGCGCGCCGACAGGCATAACCGGCTGAGCGACCGGCTGGCGCGGCGCATAGGCCAATCGGACCTTGTAATGACAATTACGGATTTCGATACCGGACAGGCCGGATTGATGCATTTTGCGCGCAATCTGACGCAACTCATTAATATTAAAAGAATTATATTTCATGATATTTCCGCTACCCTCTGACGATATGGCAATGCCGCCCGCGCACGATAACCACACTGTAACGCGCGGTTATCGCTATCGGGTAAGAGGGTTTCGCTGTACGTAGATAAGCGGCGCTTATCACCCCACCAGCGTCAACGGACGGTTATCCACGGTACGGTTCGCCATCAGCGACAGCAGAATGGTTTTCACCGCTTCGGCAGGCTGCGACAGCGGCAAATGGTCGGAAGTACAGAAGGAGAGCGGCGCCTGAATATCCGGGTTGACGATTTTCGCCATCCAGACATTGGCGGATTTCACCATGCTCCGCGCGGCTGATTCCGGCAGGACGGTGCATCCCATCCCCGCCGTCACCGCGCCGCTGAGCGTGGTGAGCGATTCGATTTCACACTTCACCCGATACGCCAGATTTTGCTGCACAAAGGCCTCATCCAGCAGCTTGCGCATAATGTTGTAGATACGCGGCAAGAACAGGTCATAACCTACCACCTCGGCCAGCGGGATCGTCTTGCGCGCCGCGCCCAGGCTCATCGGACAGATAAAATAGAGTTCTTCCTTCATCAACGGCAGGAAACGCAAACCGTGAACTTCACGGTTGCCGTAAATCACCGCCATATCCATACGGCCGCTCATAATCAGTTCGCTGAGCGTGGTGCCGAAGTTTTCATTGAAATAGATCAGGATCCCAGGATATTGACGATGAACCTCTTCCATCAGCGGGATCGCCAGTTGCTGTGCGGCCGTTCCCGGCGCCAGCCCCACCGACACCTCTCCCGACAGCGACTGACCGGAGCCGTTAATTGCGCTTTGCGCCTGATCGCACTGACGCAAAATCACCTGGGCATGGGTGTAAAGCGTCTTGCCGGCTTCAGTCGGCGTCACGCCTCGCTTGGTGCGTATCAGCAGTTGCTGATTGACCTCGCCTTCCAGCGTCGCCAGTTGCTGACTCAGCGCCGGTTGCGCGATATGGAGGATATCGGCGGCCTGCGTCAGGCTACCCACGTCAACAATTTTAATAAAATATTTAAGACGACGGAGATTCATACTTGCCTCCATAAAGTGATAAGCCTGACTTTAAGACAGGCAATATCTATGCCATCAGCATCCAGCCAAGATGTTCTTATGGAACCCAAAGATTAAAAATATTTAAAAATCAAAAAAGTAGATAAAGATATGCGCTTTTTTAATAACCCGTTCCGCCATGCCGGCCTGAACCACGCCGGCGGATATTGCACAATTGTGGCACAAAGGTGAAACGTTAAAGCACATCATACATCGGCGATCAGGTGGTTGCTCTCCGCCGACCAGGACAGGCAGACCGCGGAACCGATAGGATAGATTTGGTCGGCACTCTCCCCCTGCGCTTGCCGCCAGGCTATCATCTCTTCGCCGCCGCTCAGTTGCAGGGTGTAATGCAGCATATAACCGCGATACACCACCTGCGTGACCTTTGCCGCCACGCAATTATTCTCGGCGAGAGCCGCGCTCTCCGTCAGCGGCCGCAAGGTAATCGCTTCCGGGCGCACGGTCGCCACCGCCCGATCGCCGGAGACGTCGCACTGCGCCGCCTCAAGGCGCAAACCCGACGGCGTGCCCAGGAGTACGCTTCCATCCTGACGGCGTTGCTCAATGCGCGCGGGCAGAAAATTAGACGCGCCGATAAATCCCGCCACAAAGCGGTTAACCGGTTTACGATAGATCTCCGCGGCCGGCGCAATCTGCTCCAGCTTACCGCCCTGCATGACCGCAATCTGGTCGGCCATGGTCAACGCTTCGTCCTGATCGTGCGTCACCATAATCGTGGTCAGTCCCAACCGCTGCTGAAGATTGCGGATCTCCAACTGCATACTTTCCCGCAGACTTTTATCCAGCGCCCCCAACGGTTCGTCCAACAGCAGCATATCCGGTTCGATAACCAACGCCCGCGCCAGCGAAACCCGCTGCTGCTGGCCGCCGGAAAGCTGCGACGGCAGACGATCGCCGAAAGATTTCAATTGCACCATGTCCAGCGCCCTGGCGACCTTATCCGCAAACTCCGTTTTTAACTGTCCGCGCATTTTCAGGCCGAAAGCCACATTTTCCGCCACCGTCATATGCGGGAACAGCGCGTAGTTCTGAAACAACATGCCGACATTACGCCGGTGCACCGCCGTGCCGATAATCGAACGCCCGCCGACCAGAATATCGCCGCCGGTCGGCGCAACCAGACCGGCGATCATGCGTAAACAGGTGGTTTTTCCGCAGCCGCTGGGGCCGAGCAGCGCCAGCATCTCGCCGGCATCGACCACCAGCGAAACGTTATCCACCGCCGCCGTTTTGCCGTAATGCTTGCACAGCTTGTCCAGGCGGACTTCAAACGATCTCAACATAATGACCTCAACCGCTGAACGTCTG
This window encodes:
- a CDS encoding DHCW motif cupin fold protein, giving the protein MNIANIPFGTTDWSKIPPEEHKGDTGVAYWRTQNFDNIRARIVEYTPGYMADHWCSKGHILFCLEGELHTELDDGRTFTLTPGMSYQVADNAEAHRSHTEIGARLFVVD
- a CDS encoding EmmdR/YeeO family multidrug/toxin efflux MATE transporter, whose product is MKKLKDTDWYKKRYSNRVLFWREISPLAFPIFIEGLCVVLMGVFSTFLVSWLGKEAMAAVGLADSFNMLIIAFFTAVALGTAVVVAFSLGQRNRKQARAASRQSISLLVLVSFLLVILVEFAGSEIIDLIAGQADDNVKSLALTFLKWTVWGYPALAVALVGCGALRGAGNSRLPMVINIGMNILNIVISSLLIYGFSSWDGFGFIGAGIGITVSRYIGALFVVLTLMHGFKGALRIPFKSYFAPFTSAILYEVLSIGIPASVESVMFNVGKLITQRFVAGMGTEVIAGNFIAFSIVALINLPGNSLASASTIIVGTRLGKGQIMQSIRQLNYIFWLSNIGLCLLAILSIPSAKFMASFYTDEPEVIEVAKHLIWLNALFTPFWAASWVLPAGLKGAKDASYTMWIAVAGMWGCRIIAGYILGVMLGFGVIGVWMGMFLDWIVRGFFYYRRMTSGRWLWRYAPQETLVK
- a CDS encoding amino acid ABC transporter ATP-binding protein, whose product is MRPIILFNKVNKWYGDYQALTDLNAEIKSGEVVVVCGPSGSGKSTLIRTVNRLEPINDGQILFDGMDIHGSSARLNQLRTRIGFVFQNFNLFPHISVLDNIMLSPIKVLGIKRSEAKQYAGELLERVGLSHKANAYPAQLSGGQQQRVAIARALAMKPPVMLFDEPTSALDPEMVGEVLSVMRNLAQEGMTMMCVTHEMNFAREVADTIWFMDQGVILEKSPPEKFFTAPEHPRVRRFLRDLRQH
- a CDS encoding amino acid ABC transporter permease, yielding MFDVMTILHDNWMLFLVGQFPNGPLGGVICTLVLSLLAVALAFPVGVLLGMARISPFRWLSWPAACWVYLLRGIPLLMVVFWTYFCVPLLIGHNINGFTTMLCTLVIYESAYIAEIVRGGIQALPGGQYEAARALGMGYIRAYCTVILPQALYNTLPSLVSQLVSIIKDSTLGYVINVPELTFAANQVNNQLLTKPFEVFAIVALGYYVICFSLTKLANYLEERIARKRRNEGRVDPERENAVLLTEAQSQEGVRG
- a CDS encoding amino acid ABC transporter permease gives rise to the protein MTLDFGTVFSERYAQMIVDGMVLTLKLAVGSWMLAMILALALVAIRLTQRRYAVLLVAAFVSYHRNVPTLVQLMIWYFAIPTLLPESLQIWLNDYNAEFLFAMMALGFCQSAYFSEDIRSGLRAIPDGQNEAARALGMSYIRAMRSVILPQGVRNALPSLINHTVLLFKNTSLAMVIGVAELTYVTREIENYTFRTFESYLIASVAYLLFSLLLMGAGALLAQRFQRVYAR
- a CDS encoding SDR family oxidoreductase, which gives rise to MPFSDYKTALVTGASAGMGEAIVERLCQEGITVHAVARRQEQLAELAARTGCIPHAIDVSDLEALTRLCAEIEVDILVNNAGVSRPGSILNADEEAIDTQVDVNLRAVLHLCRLLVPGMVARDCGHVINITSIAAIYNFGGNSIYHATKAGVHALSRQLRVDCYGKRVRITEICPGRVATDIFGNVMGDKEEGRRQFIDGFELPQAKDIADTVAFVLAAPVAVNFGHIEITPTLQVPGGLSTMRPGGHA
- a CDS encoding acetyl-CoA carboxylase biotin carboxyl carrier protein, coding for MKYNSFNINELRQIARKMHQSGLSGIEIRNCHYKVRLAYAPRQPVAQPVMPVGAPADCAVPETALRRACSMMPGHVLLHHPSNGKPFTAVGETVAKDALLALIKVGLVYLPLLSPASGVVASLAVEHGDSVEYDSEIMAIRPAL
- the nac gene encoding nitrogen assimilation transcriptional regulator NAC; protein product: MNLRRLKYFIKIVDVGSLTQAADILHIAQPALSQQLATLEGEVNQQLLIRTKRGVTPTEAGKTLYTHAQVILRQCDQAQSAINGSGQSLSGEVSVGLAPGTAAQQLAIPLMEEVHRQYPGILIYFNENFGTTLSELIMSGRMDMAVIYGNREVHGLRFLPLMKEELYFICPMSLGAARKTIPLAEVVGYDLFLPRIYNIMRKLLDEAFVQQNLAYRVKCEIESLTTLSGAVTAGMGCTVLPESAARSMVKSANVWMAKIVNPDIQAPLSFCTSDHLPLSQPAEAVKTILLSLMANRTVDNRPLTLVG
- a CDS encoding ABC transporter ATP-binding protein, which gives rise to MLRSFEVRLDKLCKHYGKTAAVDNVSLVVDAGEMLALLGPSGCGKTTCLRMIAGLVAPTGGDILVGGRSIIGTAVHRRNVGMLFQNYALFPHMTVAENVAFGLKMRGQLKTEFADKVARALDMVQLKSFGDRLPSQLSGGQQQRVSLARALVIEPDMLLLDEPLGALDKSLRESMQLEIRNLQQRLGLTTIMVTHDQDEALTMADQIAVMQGGKLEQIAPAAEIYRKPVNRFVAGFIGASNFLPARIEQRRQDGSVLLGTPSGLRLEAAQCDVSGDRAVATVRPEAITLRPLTESAALAENNCVAAKVTQVVYRGYMLHYTLQLSGGEEMIAWRQAQGESADQIYPIGSAVCLSWSAESNHLIADV